A segment of the Candidatus Obscuribacterales bacterium genome:
ATTGGAGTTCCAGATCGCCAAGTTCAAAGTACTGATAGTCCATAGCCAGTCCCTAGGCGTTCAGCAAGTGCTGACGAATCAGTTTTTGCTGATGAATAATCCGGTCTTCCAGATGGTTAGCCATGCCGGATTGATAGACACCACTGGCATAACCTTTTTGCACCCCTTCAGTGAGATCCATATCTTCTTGCATAAAGTCCTCAAAGTCTTTCAGCAGAATCTCCGTGGGGGTGCTAAAGCCGGGAATGGCAAACACCTCTAGGTTGACACAACAAGATTCCACACCATTAGGTTCAATCTGAATCCAGGCAAGAACACCGTTAGGAAAAGCCAGTAAATGCAGATTGGGGAACATGCCAAACGTGAGGAAGCCGTATCGATTGCGATCGCTTAAATGTTCCAGAACAATATTGTCGGCACGCCAGCGAGGGGTCGTGGGGGTATATAAACAATTCACGTAGTCCCCAAAGGAATGTTCGTAGTGACGAATAGGCCCCTGCACCTTATTGAGAGTTTGGCGGTGAGCGATCGCTACATGGTAGTCACAGAGGGTATTGTCGTGGTAGTTTTTCCAATTACAGGCAACGGTATATTGTTTCTGAATCACTAATTCAGTGGTTGGCTGACGATAGCCTTGCAGAGCTGTGGGAATATCACCAAGAAAATCTGTTAAGTCGCAGGGTGGCTTAGAAAGGCAGACGAAGATAAAATTATCCCAGAGGGCGATCGCCACTGGAACCAAGGGAAAATCTGGTGTATCGAACGTGTCGGGGAAGCGATCGTGGGACGGTGCGCCAATGAGCTTGCCATCTAGACCATAGACCCAGGCATGGTAGGGACAGATTATATGCTTGAGCGACTGGATTCCAGATTGGGTGCAAAGGGGAGAAGCGCG
Coding sequences within it:
- a CDS encoding aromatic ring-hydroxylating dioxygenase subunit alpha — protein: MIANLPDLLTVANPDAYFFPGQLYTDPALLPLERERIFRRTWLYAGDAAQLAPGQVWVKEVAGLSLLIVRDKDHQLRAFHNVCPHRASPLCTQSGIQSLKHIICPYHAWVYGLDGKLIGAPSHDRFPDTFDTPDFPLVPVAIALWDNFIFVCLSKPPCDLTDFLGDIPTALQGYRQPTTELVIQKQYTVACNWKNYHDNTLCDYHVAIAHRQTLNKVQGPIRHYEHSFGDYVNCLYTPTTPRWRADNIVLEHLSDRNRYGFLTFGMFPNLHLLAFPNGVLAWIQIEPNGVESCCVNLEVFAIPGFSTPTEILLKDFEDFMQEDMDLTEGVQKGYASGVYQSGMANHLEDRIIHQQKLIRQHLLNA